The bacterium nucleotide sequence CTGATCCCCGCCTCGTCGTCGAACCAGCCGTCCAGCGTGTCGGCGTGGTCTTGGGGGAGCAGGTTCAGGAGCACCGTTTCGCTGGTATCCTGCGGTCCGGTCAGGCTGATGTAGAGATCGCGAACCCATGAATGGGAGATCACGATCCGCACGTTCAGATCGGCGATGGTGGTCGTGTCGGGGATCGTGAGCACCGAGACGGCCGTGTCGTTGGTGTTGTTGCCGGGATTGTCGGGAATGGGAATCGGCCCCTCGACGTAGTAGAGCACGTCCAGACTGCTTGCACGTTCGGATCGCACGGGTTCCACGGTATTCGTCCTCGCCGGATTCCCGCATCGCTTGCCGGGCGGCTCGCCGAACTTGCTTGCCGTGGCTGCGATGGATACCGCAACTATGACAAATATCGCAATTAGTGGGCCAGAAGTTTTTCTGTGCATACTTCGGTAACCGTGCAAAACAATCATGCGAAGCGAATCCCTGCTGCGCTGACAAGGAGATGACAATCCGACGGAACGTTTGCCGGTGATTTTACTCGCGTCCGAGTCGGAGCGAGTAGCCCAGCCAACCCGTCTGATCGGCGCCTTCCACGGCGTCGAAAAAGAGTTGCGCGGTCAGGTTCATGTTGCCGATGAACCAGACCAATTCCTTGTGCTTCTGCTGCTTGGCCCAGCGGACGGCGTGATCGAAGAGCTGTCGTCCGTAGCCCTTGCGGCGGTCGGATTCCCGCACGAACAGGTCTATCAGCCGCGGCAACCGCGCCGAGCGCAGCGTGGACGGCTCCAGATGAACCGTCGCGAATCCCACCGGCTGACCGCTGGACGTTCTTCCGATGAAGATCACGCCCTGTTGCGGATCGCCCATAAAGGCCTTCAAATAGGCGGCGTTGATCTCGTCGTCAATGACGTCCGCCGATTCTTCCTCGTCCTGATACGCTGCCGTCAGTTCCAGCAGATCGTCCAGGTCTTCAGTTTTCGCCTGTGAAACGTTCATCTCCGTTTCGCGGAATGTCCCTTGCTATATGTTCGGTTGCG carries:
- a CDS encoding GNAT family N-acetyltransferase; translation: MNVSQAKTEDLDDLLELTAAYQDEEESADVIDDEINAAYLKAFMGDPQQGVIFIGRTSSGQPVGFATVHLEPSTLRSARLPRLIDLFVRESDRRKGYGRQLFDHAVRWAKQQKHKELVWFIGNMNLTAQLFFDAVEGADQTGWLGYSLRLGRE